One genomic window of Corvus cornix cornix isolate S_Up_H32 chromosome 24, ASM73873v5, whole genome shotgun sequence includes the following:
- the ROBO4 gene encoding roundabout homolog 4 isoform X4 translates to MAELFVFTVTFPPFGISQPPHPAIVPPHPGAGSSPGAGREEPGSREETGRLARASMAGGWETALGLGLCLAALHRGGCRLPSVATAPQTPAVLRDNFRLQPGDLVTTAGQTLELDCVPPLGYPEPYVTWKKDGVTLDLVGERYVVTKGKLQVASAQRSDSGLYICVASNAAGKRESRGARVSVLEKPSIVRHPSDAVAVAGSTVELGCSTRGDPAPQVQWHKERGDLPWGRHEVDREHTLRLYAVTSADAGTYVCTAQSQLGTAAATTFLHVEDQLATGQQETAPRDLLAVRLHLDNGTALPTAAVQLRWQMLLPVPVPVGYTVLYRSLFPVTTSWVQHDAGRELSTIIPALRRGYKYEFKVRPYTGGTQGSDSNSRHLWIPEEVPSAAPQHVTISQAETGNGTLVVSWEPPPPEAHNGVIRGYQVWSMGEGWQRPTNRTVDGATRRLETLLPHPGAEFCVQVAAFNSAGLGVPSNATCGVLGLTAGSSRVVQALQQPAVIAAAGSMLWLALLALLLLVCQRRASQDATARHRLVAGDSPWLGGPWKPSCAPRNLSSSSSLSSRLLGSDGRDPHPSSEPRGDWDANPLPWDPHPSTLSLEPPSLGPPTPPNHSRLRGEHPPPLRDAGCCGGGHPGVHTSPSTPNPAPWERVRKRELHQVHSTPVLTAGPSHIPVTGSGGEWGTDFGLAARRPQQRGHEGDTVTAVMDSTDPQLPVFSSPKPRRGSTSLASGVTRSPVTPPRPPHAWHPPVTRSPASMYPRDTSLVTRHPKDTSPVTGIPRDTSPLMRCPRDPSPVTENPRDVSPATRNPRDMSLVTEHPKDMFLASRHPKDVSSVPRTPRDMSPATRHHKDPSPATKHQRDTVLATRHPEDTSLVTRCPRDPLPVARCQRDMSLSTRHPKDMSPASRHQKDTSPGTRLPQEMSPGTRHCRDKFLASRHLFLCSRYSENMSPALRHPKDTLPATGHPRDTSPVTRDPEEMSPVSEHRRDNFLGTSRYPENVSPAVRHPKDTSPATRHPKDPSPATRHPKDASPATRHPKDTSPATRHPEEVSPVTGHQKDMFLGTRYPKDTSPTTGRLSPAFSDGVLTQQQVAEVLEMDQDTTCCRPPAPTTPRSFSPLHTYGYIYGPTASELGEEEEEEEEEEEEDEEEERTATRGSPGGSLLNGWGSVSEDNFASARCSLVSSCDGSFLLDASFAQALAVAVDGLCCSLEDTDGDYGGPSPPASPLEQVFPPRVPTTTWDWWKVLEVPQRIRTEAAMNGSSQNGGQGSGIGSPWAREGGDLGTGGTGAWQSPGRRTQQGQSPLGSSKIQLY, encoded by the exons ATGGCTGAGCTGTTTGTGTTCACCGTCACCTTCCCCCCCTTCGGCATTTCCCAGCCCCCGCATCCGGCTATTGTACCCCCCCATCCGGGAGCCGGATCCAGCCCcggtgctggcagggaggaaCCGGGATCTCGGGAGGAAACGGGAAGGCTGGCCAGGGCCAGCATGGCGGGCGGCTGGGAGACAGCACTGGGCCTGGGGCTCTGCCTCGCCGCCCTGCACCGCGGAG GCTGCCGCCTCCCCAGCGTGGCCACGGCACCCCAAACTCCAGCTG TGCTGCGGGACAATTTCCGCCTGCAGCCAGGTGACTTGGTGACCACAGCGGGGCAAACATTGGAGCTGGATTGTGTTCCCCCCTTGGGGTACCCTGAACCCTACGTTACCTGGAAGAAGGACGGGGTGACTTTGGACTTGGTAGGTGAGAGGTACGTGGTCACCAAGGGGAAGTTGCAGGTGGCATCAGCGCAGCGGAGTGACTCCGGTCTCTACATCTGTGTGGCATCCAATGCGGCAGGCAAGAGGGAGAGCCGGGGTGCCCGCGTCTCCGTGCTGG AGAAGCCAAGCATTGTGCGGCACCCGAGTGACGCCGTGGCAGTGGCTGGCAGCACCGTGGAGCTGGGTTGCAGCACCCGAGGTGACCCAGCGCCACAGGTGCAGTGGCACAAGGAGCGTGGTGACCTGCCCTGGGGCAG GCACGAGGTGGACCGGGAACACACTTTGCGCCTCTATGCCGTGACGTCCGCCGATGCCGGCACGTACGTGTGTACAGCACAGAGTCAGCTGGGCACCGCCGCCGCCACCACCTTCCTCCATGTGGAGG ACCAGCTGGCAACGGGCCAGCAGGAGACTGCACCACGGGACCTGCTGGCTGTGCGGCTGCACCTGGACAATGGCACTGCgctgcccactgctgctgtccagctCCGCTGGCAG atgctgctgccagtgccagtgCCTGTGGGCTACACGGTGCTGTACCGCAGCCTATTCCCAGTCACCACCTCCTGGGTCCAACACGACGCAGGCAGGGAGCTCAGCACCATCATCCCTGCACTCCGCAGGGGCTACAAGTACGAGTTCAAGGTACGACCCTACACTGGAGGGACCCAGGGCTCagacagcaacagcaggcaCCTCTGGATACCCGAGGAAG TGCCTAGTGCAGCACCCCAGCACGTCACCATCAGCCAGGCTGAGACAGGGAACGGCACCTTGGTCGTGAGCTGGGAGCCACCTCCTCCTGAAGCCCACAATGGTGTCATCCGTGGCTACCAG GTTTGGTCAATGGGTGAGGGCTGGCAGCGCCCCACCAACAGGACAGTGGACGGAGCCACCCGCCGCCTGGAAACCCTCCTCCCACACCCTGGGGCCGAATTCTGTGTCCAGGTGGCAGCTTTCAACAGCGCAGGGCTGGGGGTTCCCAGCAATGCCACGTGTGGTGTCCTGG GGCTGACAGCGGGGAGCAGCAGGGTGgtccaggcactgcagcagcctgctgTCATCGCAGCCGCTGGTTCCATGCTCTGGTTGGCCTTACtcgccctcctcctcctcgtctGCCAGCGTCGTGCCAGCCAGGACGCCACAGCTCGCCACAG GCTGGTGGCTGGTGACTCACCGTGGCTTGGTGGGCCCTGGAAACCCAGCTGTGCCCCCCGaaacctcagcagcagcagcagcctcagcagccgACTCCTGGGCAGTGATGGCAGGGACCCCCACCCCTCCAGTGAGCCCCGTGGGGACTGGGATGCCAACCCACTGCCATGGGACCCCCACCCCTCCA CCCTCTCCTTGGAGCCACCGAGCCTTGGTCCGCCCACGCCCCCCAATCACAGCAGGCTCCGTGGGGAGCACCCACCGCCCCTCAGGGACGCGGGGTGCTGCGGTGGGGGGCACCCCGGGGTGCATACCTCACCCAGTaccccaaacccagcacctTGGGAGCGTGTGCGCAAGAGAG AGCTTCATCAAGTGCACAGCACCCCGGTGCTCACAGCTGGCCCCAGCCACATCCCTGTCACTGGAAGTGGAGGCGAGTGGGGGACAGATTTTGGTCTGGCAGCCAGGCGGCCTCAGCAAAGGGGACATGAGGGTGACACGGTCACTGCCGTGATGGACAGCACAGACCCACAGCTACCAGTCTTCAGCTCTCCAAAACCACGTCGGGGCAGCACTTCACTGGCCTCTGGTGTAACCAGGTCACCGGTGACACCACCGAGGCCACCCCATGCCTGGCACCCGCCAGTGACACG GTCCCCTGCCTCCATGTACCCCAGGGACACATCTCTGGTCACCAGGCATCCCAAGGACACGTCCCCAGTCACTGGGATCCCCAGGGACACATCTCCACTCATGCGATGCCCCAGGGACCCATCCCCAGTCACTGAGAACCCCAGGGATGTGTCACCGGCCACCAGGAACCCCAGGGACATGTCCTTAGTCACTGAGCACCCCAAGGACATGTTCCTGGCCAGCAGGCATCCTAAAGATGTGTCCTCAgtccccaggacccccagggaCATGTCACCAGCCACCAGGCACCACAAGGACCCATCACCAGCAACCAAGCACCAGAGGGACACAGTCTTGGCCACCAGGCACCCTGAGGACACCTCCCTGGTCACTAGGTGCCCCAGAGACCCATTACCAGTGGCCAGGTGCCAGAGGGACATGTCACTGTCCACCAGGCACCCCAAGGACATGTCCCCAGCCAGCAGACACCAAAAGGACACGTCCCCAGGCACAAGGCTCCCCCAGGAGATGTCCCCAGGCACCAGGCATTGCAGGGACAAGTTCCTGGCCTCCAG GCACTTGTTCCTGTGCAGCAGGTACTCTGAAAACATGTCACCAGCCTTGAGGCATCCCAAGGACACATTGCCAGCCACTGGGCACCCCAGGGACACATCCCCAGTCACCAGGGACCCTGAGGAGATGTCACCAGTCTCCGAGCACCGCAGGGACAACTTCTTGGGCACCAG CAGGTACCCTGAAAACGTGTCACCAGCAGTAAGGCATCCCAAGGACACATCTCCAGCCACCAGGCATCCCAAGGACCCATCTCCAGCCACCAGGCATCCCAAGGACGCATCTCCAGCCACCAGACATCCCAAGGATACATCTCCAGCCACCAGACATCCCGAAGAGGTGTCCCCAGTCACTGGTCACCAGAAGGACATGTTCTTGGGCACCAG GTACCCCAAGGACACATCCCCAACCACCGGGCGCCTCTCGCCAGCCTTCAGCGATGGAGTCCTCACACAACAGCAGGTGGCTGAGGTCCTGGAGATGGACCAGGACACTACCTGCTGCAG ACCCCCGGCACCAACCACACCACGGTCTTTCTCACCGCTGCACACCTACGGCTACATCTATGGGCCAACAGCCTCTGAGCtaggtgaggaggaggaggaggaagaggaggaggaagaagaggatgaggaggaagagcGTACAGCAACGAGGGGCTCACCAGGAGGGTCGCTGCTGAACGGCTGGGGGTCTGTCTCAGAGGACAACTTTGCCAGCGCCCGCTGCAGCTTGGTGAGCTCCTGTGACGGCTCCTTCCTCCTGGATGCCAGCTTTGCCCAGGCGCTGGCCGTGGCTGTCGAtggcctctgctgcagccttgaGGACACCGACGGGGATTACGGGG GTCCCTCACCACCAGCATCACCCTTGGAGCAGGTCTTCCCACCCAGAGTCCCCACCACCACCTGGGACTGGTGGAAAGTGCTGGAGGTCCCACAGAGAATCAGGACAGAGGCAGCCATGAACGGTAGCTCACAGAACG gtGGCCAGGGGTCAGGGATTGGCAGCCCCTGGGCCAGGGAAGGTGGTGacctggggacaggagggacaggagcgTGGCAGTCCCCAGGGCGCAGGACGCAGCAAGGCCAGAGTCCCCTTGGCTCATCTAAAATCCAGCTTTATTAG
- the ROBO4 gene encoding roundabout homolog 4 isoform X1, with translation MAELFVFTVTFPPFGISQPPHPAIVPPHPGAGSSPGAGREEPGSREETGRLARASMAGGWETALGLGLCLAALHRGGCRLPSVATAPQTPAVLRDNFRLQPGDLVTTAGQTLELDCVPPLGYPEPYVTWKKDGVTLDLVGERYVVTKGKLQVASAQRSDSGLYICVASNAAGKRESRGARVSVLEKPSIVRHPSDAVAVAGSTVELGCSTRGDPAPQVQWHKERGDLPWGRHEVDREHTLRLYAVTSADAGTYVCTAQSQLGTAAATTFLHVEDQLATGQQETAPRDLLAVRLHLDNGTALPTAAVQLRWQMLLPVPVPVGYTVLYRSLFPVTTSWVQHDAGRELSTIIPALRRGYKYEFKVRPYTGGTQGSDSNSRHLWIPEEVPSAAPQHVTISQAETGNGTLVVSWEPPPPEAHNGVIRGYQVWSMGEGWQRPTNRTVDGATRRLETLLPHPGAEFCVQVAAFNSAGLGVPSNATCGVLGLTAGSSRVVQALQQPAVIAAAGSMLWLALLALLLLVCQRRASQDATARHRLVAGDSPWLGGPWKPSCAPRNLSSSSSLSSRLLGSDGRDPHPSSEPRGDWDANPLPWDPHPSTLSLEPPSLGPPTPPNHSRLRGEHPPPLRDAGCCGGGHPGVHTSPSTPNPAPWERVRKRELHQVHSTPVLTAGPSHIPVTGSGGEWGTDFGLAARRPQQRGHEGDTVTAVMDSTDPQLPVFSSPKPRRGSTSLASGVTRSPVTPPRPPHAWHPPVTRSPASMYPRDTSLVTRHPKDTSPVTGIPRDTSPLMRCPRDPSPVTENPRDVSPATRNPRDMSLVTEHPKDMFLASRHPKDVSSVPRTPRDMSPATRHHKDPSPATKHQRDTVLATRHPEDTSLVTRCPRDPLPVARCQRDMSLSTRHPKDMSPASRHQKDTSPGTRLPQEMSPGTRHCRDKFLASRHLFLCSRYSENMSPALRHPKDTLPATGHPRDTSPVTRDPEEMSPVSEHRRDNFLGTSRYPENVSPAVRHPKDTSPATRHPKDPSPATRHPKDASPATRHPKDTSPATRHPEEVSPVTGHQKDMFLGTRDIFLATRYPKDTSPTTGRLSPAFSDGVLTQQQVAEVLEMDQDTTCCRPPAPTTPRSFSPLHTYGYIYGPTASELGEEEEEEEEEEEEDEEEERTATRGSPGGSLLNGWGSVSEDNFASARCSLVSSCDGSFLLDASFAQALAVAVDGLCCSLEDTDGDYGGPSPPASPLEQVFPPRVPTTTWDWWKVLEVPQRIRTEAAMNGSSQNGGQGSGIGSPWAREGGDLGTGGTGAWQSPGRRTQQGQSPLGSSKIQLY, from the exons ATGGCTGAGCTGTTTGTGTTCACCGTCACCTTCCCCCCCTTCGGCATTTCCCAGCCCCCGCATCCGGCTATTGTACCCCCCCATCCGGGAGCCGGATCCAGCCCcggtgctggcagggaggaaCCGGGATCTCGGGAGGAAACGGGAAGGCTGGCCAGGGCCAGCATGGCGGGCGGCTGGGAGACAGCACTGGGCCTGGGGCTCTGCCTCGCCGCCCTGCACCGCGGAG GCTGCCGCCTCCCCAGCGTGGCCACGGCACCCCAAACTCCAGCTG TGCTGCGGGACAATTTCCGCCTGCAGCCAGGTGACTTGGTGACCACAGCGGGGCAAACATTGGAGCTGGATTGTGTTCCCCCCTTGGGGTACCCTGAACCCTACGTTACCTGGAAGAAGGACGGGGTGACTTTGGACTTGGTAGGTGAGAGGTACGTGGTCACCAAGGGGAAGTTGCAGGTGGCATCAGCGCAGCGGAGTGACTCCGGTCTCTACATCTGTGTGGCATCCAATGCGGCAGGCAAGAGGGAGAGCCGGGGTGCCCGCGTCTCCGTGCTGG AGAAGCCAAGCATTGTGCGGCACCCGAGTGACGCCGTGGCAGTGGCTGGCAGCACCGTGGAGCTGGGTTGCAGCACCCGAGGTGACCCAGCGCCACAGGTGCAGTGGCACAAGGAGCGTGGTGACCTGCCCTGGGGCAG GCACGAGGTGGACCGGGAACACACTTTGCGCCTCTATGCCGTGACGTCCGCCGATGCCGGCACGTACGTGTGTACAGCACAGAGTCAGCTGGGCACCGCCGCCGCCACCACCTTCCTCCATGTGGAGG ACCAGCTGGCAACGGGCCAGCAGGAGACTGCACCACGGGACCTGCTGGCTGTGCGGCTGCACCTGGACAATGGCACTGCgctgcccactgctgctgtccagctCCGCTGGCAG atgctgctgccagtgccagtgCCTGTGGGCTACACGGTGCTGTACCGCAGCCTATTCCCAGTCACCACCTCCTGGGTCCAACACGACGCAGGCAGGGAGCTCAGCACCATCATCCCTGCACTCCGCAGGGGCTACAAGTACGAGTTCAAGGTACGACCCTACACTGGAGGGACCCAGGGCTCagacagcaacagcaggcaCCTCTGGATACCCGAGGAAG TGCCTAGTGCAGCACCCCAGCACGTCACCATCAGCCAGGCTGAGACAGGGAACGGCACCTTGGTCGTGAGCTGGGAGCCACCTCCTCCTGAAGCCCACAATGGTGTCATCCGTGGCTACCAG GTTTGGTCAATGGGTGAGGGCTGGCAGCGCCCCACCAACAGGACAGTGGACGGAGCCACCCGCCGCCTGGAAACCCTCCTCCCACACCCTGGGGCCGAATTCTGTGTCCAGGTGGCAGCTTTCAACAGCGCAGGGCTGGGGGTTCCCAGCAATGCCACGTGTGGTGTCCTGG GGCTGACAGCGGGGAGCAGCAGGGTGgtccaggcactgcagcagcctgctgTCATCGCAGCCGCTGGTTCCATGCTCTGGTTGGCCTTACtcgccctcctcctcctcgtctGCCAGCGTCGTGCCAGCCAGGACGCCACAGCTCGCCACAG GCTGGTGGCTGGTGACTCACCGTGGCTTGGTGGGCCCTGGAAACCCAGCTGTGCCCCCCGaaacctcagcagcagcagcagcctcagcagccgACTCCTGGGCAGTGATGGCAGGGACCCCCACCCCTCCAGTGAGCCCCGTGGGGACTGGGATGCCAACCCACTGCCATGGGACCCCCACCCCTCCA CCCTCTCCTTGGAGCCACCGAGCCTTGGTCCGCCCACGCCCCCCAATCACAGCAGGCTCCGTGGGGAGCACCCACCGCCCCTCAGGGACGCGGGGTGCTGCGGTGGGGGGCACCCCGGGGTGCATACCTCACCCAGTaccccaaacccagcacctTGGGAGCGTGTGCGCAAGAGAG AGCTTCATCAAGTGCACAGCACCCCGGTGCTCACAGCTGGCCCCAGCCACATCCCTGTCACTGGAAGTGGAGGCGAGTGGGGGACAGATTTTGGTCTGGCAGCCAGGCGGCCTCAGCAAAGGGGACATGAGGGTGACACGGTCACTGCCGTGATGGACAGCACAGACCCACAGCTACCAGTCTTCAGCTCTCCAAAACCACGTCGGGGCAGCACTTCACTGGCCTCTGGTGTAACCAGGTCACCGGTGACACCACCGAGGCCACCCCATGCCTGGCACCCGCCAGTGACACG GTCCCCTGCCTCCATGTACCCCAGGGACACATCTCTGGTCACCAGGCATCCCAAGGACACGTCCCCAGTCACTGGGATCCCCAGGGACACATCTCCACTCATGCGATGCCCCAGGGACCCATCCCCAGTCACTGAGAACCCCAGGGATGTGTCACCGGCCACCAGGAACCCCAGGGACATGTCCTTAGTCACTGAGCACCCCAAGGACATGTTCCTGGCCAGCAGGCATCCTAAAGATGTGTCCTCAgtccccaggacccccagggaCATGTCACCAGCCACCAGGCACCACAAGGACCCATCACCAGCAACCAAGCACCAGAGGGACACAGTCTTGGCCACCAGGCACCCTGAGGACACCTCCCTGGTCACTAGGTGCCCCAGAGACCCATTACCAGTGGCCAGGTGCCAGAGGGACATGTCACTGTCCACCAGGCACCCCAAGGACATGTCCCCAGCCAGCAGACACCAAAAGGACACGTCCCCAGGCACAAGGCTCCCCCAGGAGATGTCCCCAGGCACCAGGCATTGCAGGGACAAGTTCCTGGCCTCCAG GCACTTGTTCCTGTGCAGCAGGTACTCTGAAAACATGTCACCAGCCTTGAGGCATCCCAAGGACACATTGCCAGCCACTGGGCACCCCAGGGACACATCCCCAGTCACCAGGGACCCTGAGGAGATGTCACCAGTCTCCGAGCACCGCAGGGACAACTTCTTGGGCACCAG CAGGTACCCTGAAAACGTGTCACCAGCAGTAAGGCATCCCAAGGACACATCTCCAGCCACCAGGCATCCCAAGGACCCATCTCCAGCCACCAGGCATCCCAAGGACGCATCTCCAGCCACCAGACATCCCAAGGATACATCTCCAGCCACCAGACATCCCGAAGAGGTGTCCCCAGTCACTGGTCACCAGAAGGACATGTTCTTGGGCACCAG GGACATATTCCTGGCTACCAGGTACCCCAAGGACACATCCCCAACCACCGGGCGCCTCTCGCCAGCCTTCAGCGATGGAGTCCTCACACAACAGCAGGTGGCTGAGGTCCTGGAGATGGACCAGGACACTACCTGCTGCAG ACCCCCGGCACCAACCACACCACGGTCTTTCTCACCGCTGCACACCTACGGCTACATCTATGGGCCAACAGCCTCTGAGCtaggtgaggaggaggaggaggaagaggaggaggaagaagaggatgaggaggaagagcGTACAGCAACGAGGGGCTCACCAGGAGGGTCGCTGCTGAACGGCTGGGGGTCTGTCTCAGAGGACAACTTTGCCAGCGCCCGCTGCAGCTTGGTGAGCTCCTGTGACGGCTCCTTCCTCCTGGATGCCAGCTTTGCCCAGGCGCTGGCCGTGGCTGTCGAtggcctctgctgcagccttgaGGACACCGACGGGGATTACGGGG GTCCCTCACCACCAGCATCACCCTTGGAGCAGGTCTTCCCACCCAGAGTCCCCACCACCACCTGGGACTGGTGGAAAGTGCTGGAGGTCCCACAGAGAATCAGGACAGAGGCAGCCATGAACGGTAGCTCACAGAACG gtGGCCAGGGGTCAGGGATTGGCAGCCCCTGGGCCAGGGAAGGTGGTGacctggggacaggagggacaggagcgTGGCAGTCCCCAGGGCGCAGGACGCAGCAAGGCCAGAGTCCCCTTGGCTCATCTAAAATCCAGCTTTATTAG